One genomic segment of Chelonia mydas isolate rCheMyd1 chromosome 1, rCheMyd1.pri.v2, whole genome shotgun sequence includes these proteins:
- the LPAR5 gene encoding lysophosphatidic acid receptor 5 codes for MSNASISPSLNQCKDYSSNHRLHLVGYSLIFVAGLMLNAVALWVFLRYLHLKSVVSIYMFNLAVSDLLFTLSLPLRLYYYSSQHWPFGDFLCQVSGSFFQINMYGSCLFLMCINLDRYVAIVHPLRWRHLRRPKLARLLCLVVWVLILVGSVPTADVHRSSPCIKENQTIALCFESFSDGLWQKSIFPLVILAEILGFLLPLTSVTYCSIRIFQKLCQASGTQSLHQQKTIRLLVVNLVIFIICFVPYNTTLAVYGMIKANVIQAEASVRDSVRQVLIVTVLLASMNCSLDPLIYYFSTEGFRNTFKKLRHGQAWDSDTGMAKTQVTEEKPYRAHSSLGVKRYPVQNFILSNEDLPLAPIKIFLNGPIEDSEI; via the coding sequence ATGTCAAATGCCAGCATCTCTCCAAGTCTGAACCAATGCAAAGATTACAGCTCCAACCACCGGCTGCACCTGGTTGGGTACAGCCTGATCTTTGTGGCAGGTTTGATGCTCAATGCTGTGGCACTCTGGGTCTTCCTGCGCTACCTGCACCTCAAGTCTGTGGTGAGCATCTATATGTTCAACCTAGCAGTAAGCGACCTGCTCTTCACACTCTCGCTGCCACTACGGCTCTATTACTACTCCAGCCAGCACTGGCCATTTGGCGATTTCCTTTGCCAGGTATCAGGCTCCTTCTTCCAGATCAACATGTATGGCAGCTGCCTCTTCCTCATGTGCATCAACCTGGACCGCTACGTTGCCATTGTCCACCCACTCCGCTGGCGCCACCTTCGGCGGCCCAAGTTGGCCCGGCTGCTCTGCCTGGTGGTGTGGGTGCTTATCCTCGTGGGCTCTGTTCCAACTGCTGATGTCCACAGGTCAAGTCCCTGCATCAAAGAGAACCAGACCATCGCTCTGTGTTTTGAAAGCTTCAGTGATGGCCTGTGGCAGAAGAGCATCTTCCCACTGGTCATTCTGGCTGAAATCCTGGGCTTCCTCTTACCACTGACCTCTGTGACGTACTGCTCAATTAGAATCTTCCAGAAGCTATGCCAGGCCAGTGGGACACAGAGCCTGCACCAGCAGAAGACTATCCGCCTGCTTGTGGTCAATCTGGTAATCTTCATCATCTGCTTTGTGCCCTACAACACAACTCTGGCAGTGTATGGGATGATAAAGGCCAATGTGATTCAGGCTGAGGCATCAGTTCGGGACTCCGTGCGCCAGGTGCTTATTGTCACAGTGCTGTTGGCCAGCATGAACTGCTCTTTGGACCCCCTAATTTACTATTTTAGCACTGAAGGTTTCCGGAACACCTTCAAGAAGCTCCGTCATGGCCAGGCATGGGACTCTGACACAGGGATGGCCAAGACTCAGGTCACAGAGGAGAAACCCTATAGAGCACACTCCAGTCTAGGAGTAAAGCGGTACCCAGTTCAAAACTTCATCCTCTCCAATGAGGACTTGCCACTGGCtcccatcaaaatatttttgaatggcCCAATTGAGGACTCTGAAATATAA